From the genome of Muricauda sp. SCSIO 64092, one region includes:
- a CDS encoding winged helix-turn-helix transcriptional regulator, which yields METVIENQRDRTSKKLEKMFGHIDYKNPPELCPVRDVMSVASDQWSTLILLWLGYFPVLRFNKLKKYVYGISNKVLSQRLKVLETDGYIERNAYPEVPIRVEYNLSDFGQSYVERLLELTEWMQKNSPKVLANREKYGLTPNQS from the coding sequence ATGGAAACTGTAATTGAGAATCAACGGGATAGGACATCCAAAAAATTGGAAAAAATGTTTGGACATATAGATTATAAAAATCCACCAGAGCTATGTCCCGTACGCGATGTGATGTCAGTGGCCTCCGATCAGTGGAGCACATTGATTTTGCTTTGGTTGGGATATTTTCCGGTTTTGCGTTTCAACAAGTTAAAAAAATACGTTTATGGTATTTCCAACAAGGTGCTGAGCCAACGGTTAAAGGTTTTGGAGACTGATGGCTATATTGAACGCAATGCCTATCCCGAAGTCCCCATTCGTGTGGAATACAATCTTTCGGATTTTGGACAATCCTATGTGGAACGATTGTTGGAACTTACGGAGTGGATGCAAAAAAACAGTCCAAAGGTGTTGGCCAATAGGGAGAAGTACGGACTTACTCCCAACCAATCATAA
- a CDS encoding VOC family protein, protein MKRTITPFHVAIPVHNLAECRTFYREVLGCEEGRSSDHWVDFDLFGHQVVIHYKPKVQEDLHTNPVDGKNVPVPHYGVVLAWDTFQTFSEDLKSKGVTFVIEPYIRFAGEVGEQATMFFLDPAGNALEFKAFKDMDQLFAK, encoded by the coding sequence ATGAAAAGAACGATCACCCCTTTCCATGTCGCAATTCCAGTTCACAATCTGGCAGAATGCCGAACTTTTTATCGCGAAGTGCTGGGTTGTGAGGAAGGCAGGAGCAGTGACCATTGGGTAGATTTCGACCTATTTGGCCATCAAGTGGTCATTCATTACAAACCAAAAGTACAGGAAGATTTACATACCAATCCCGTGGATGGAAAAAATGTCCCCGTTCCCCATTATGGTGTTGTTTTAGCTTGGGATACGTTCCAAACTTTTTCGGAAGATTTAAAGTCCAAAGGCGTAACGTTTGTCATAGAGCCCTATATCCGCTTTGCGGGAGAAGTTGGGGAACAAGCTACCATGTTTTTCCTGGACCCTGCAGGAAATGCCTTGGAATTCAAGGCATTTAAGGACATGGACCAATTATTCGCCAAGTAA
- a CDS encoding alpha/beta fold hydrolase, with translation MKKFLTKVIPLFYGQWLNFVALFNKQKAAKIAFDIFCTIRKGRVRPEQKDFLDSAKFSVENVMEQQIQSYKWPGSKGTVLLLHGWESNTHRWRNLIKKLKEHHFDILAFDAPAHGYSTGEMLHVPLYAHTLKHFLEKFQPQMVVAHSIGGMTILYNDFLHPESSVEKIVTIGSPCEFEQFMHHYKSILKFNTRVWKAMDKRLKIWFGYHFKEFSSARFVANNTKKGLLFHDKLDKQVPYTESVRVHEHWKGSELVLTEGLGHSMHQPKVNDQIIAFLES, from the coding sequence ATGAAAAAATTTCTAACCAAAGTCATTCCCCTCTTTTACGGTCAGTGGTTGAATTTTGTGGCATTATTTAACAAGCAAAAAGCCGCTAAAATCGCATTTGATATTTTTTGTACGATTCGGAAAGGCCGTGTCCGGCCAGAACAAAAAGACTTCTTGGACAGTGCAAAATTTAGCGTTGAAAATGTCATGGAACAACAGATACAGTCCTACAAGTGGCCTGGAAGTAAAGGAACGGTGCTTTTGTTACACGGTTGGGAGAGCAATACGCACCGTTGGCGGAATCTTATAAAAAAACTAAAGGAACATCATTTTGATATCCTGGCATTCGATGCCCCGGCCCACGGATACTCCACTGGGGAAATGCTACATGTTCCTTTATATGCCCATACCCTCAAACATTTTCTGGAAAAATTTCAACCTCAGATGGTGGTGGCCCACTCCATTGGTGGGATGACCATCTTATACAATGACTTCCTTCATCCGGAATCCTCGGTTGAAAAAATCGTGACCATTGGTTCGCCTTGTGAATTTGAGCAATTTATGCACCATTACAAAAGCATTCTTAAATTCAATACCAGGGTTTGGAAGGCGATGGACAAACGACTCAAAATCTGGTTTGGTTACCATTTCAAAGAGTTCTCCAGCGCCCGTTTTGTGGCCAATAACACCAAAAAAGGCTTACTCTTCCATGACAAATTGGATAAACAGGTCCCTTACACCGAATCTGTTCGGGTCCACGAACACTGGAAAGGAAGTGAGTTGGTCTTGACCGAAGGTTTGGGACATTCCATGCATCAGCCTAAGGTGAATGACCAAATTATTGCTTTTTTGGAATCGTAA